From one Pontibacillus sp. HMF3514 genomic stretch:
- a CDS encoding ABC transporter ATP-binding protein → MIEFQSVSKTFPDGTEAVKDLNLTVNKGELLTLIGPSGCGKTTSMKMINRLIEPTSGNIIINDKDIREYKIDELRWNIGYVLQEIALFPHMTIEENIAIVPEMKKWKKNKLSKRIEDLMDMVGLEPNTYKKRKPSELSGGQQQRVGVIRALAADPDIILMDEPFSALDPISREQLQQDIQQLQQEIQKTIVFVTHDIDEALALGDRVCLMKDGQIEQLSTPQELILNPQTDFVKSFVGERKSPWQTAVDVMVDRSQAHVVQESEVNTLSSEDSTLYMIVDNKNGYKGAIQNGKKLDLRALPNAMHLSKATEEFENQDVTVLPVVKENEFIGTLSYKDIVQYLQKQTTMENGVIQQ, encoded by the coding sequence ATGATAGAATTTCAGTCGGTAAGCAAGACGTTCCCCGACGGAACAGAAGCTGTTAAAGATCTAAATTTAACGGTAAATAAAGGGGAACTACTTACACTTATTGGACCTAGTGGTTGCGGGAAAACCACGTCTATGAAAATGATTAATCGCCTCATCGAACCTACATCAGGGAACATTATTATTAATGATAAAGATATACGAGAATATAAAATCGATGAACTTCGGTGGAATATCGGATATGTCCTTCAAGAGATTGCATTATTTCCCCACATGACGATTGAAGAAAACATCGCAATCGTTCCAGAGATGAAGAAGTGGAAAAAGAATAAACTTTCCAAACGTATTGAAGATCTTATGGATATGGTTGGCTTAGAACCTAATACATATAAAAAACGTAAGCCGAGCGAATTATCAGGAGGTCAGCAGCAACGTGTAGGTGTGATCAGAGCTTTAGCCGCAGACCCGGACATTATACTAATGGACGAGCCCTTTTCAGCGCTTGATCCTATAAGCCGCGAACAGCTGCAGCAAGATATTCAACAATTGCAACAAGAAATCCAAAAGACCATTGTCTTTGTAACCCACGATATTGATGAAGCACTTGCGTTAGGAGACCGTGTTTGCTTAATGAAAGATGGTCAGATTGAGCAATTATCTACTCCACAAGAACTTATTCTTAATCCTCAAACAGACTTTGTAAAAAGCTTCGTGGGTGAACGAAAATCTCCATGGCAAACAGCAGTTGATGTTATGGTAGACAGAAGTCAAGCACATGTTGTACAAGAGTCAGAAGTGAATACATTGAGTAGTGAGGACTCAACGCTTTATATGATTGTAGATAACAAGAATGGGTATAAAGGTGCTATTCAAAATGGAAAGAAATTAGATCTTAGAGCACTTCCAAATGCAATGCATCTAAGTAAAGCAACTGAAGAATTTGAAAATCAAGATGTCACCGTGCTTCCTGTTGTAAAAGAGAATGAGTTTATTGGAACGTTATCTTATAAAGACATTGTTCAGTATCTACAGAAACAAACCACGATGGAAAACGGGGTGATTCAACAATGA
- a CDS encoding ABC transporter permease/substrate-binding protein, with the protein MSKFMSVFESRQDELMQLIWEHLQLSLIALLLAILIAVPLGLALTRTKRLAEPIIGVTAVLQTIPSLAILAFLIPIPAIGTGTDNAIIALTLYALLPILRNTYTGIKEVDPALKEAAEGMGMSSLRRLSRIELPIAMPVIIAGIRTSMVLIVGTATIAALIGAGGLGNLILLGINRGAEVNLILLGAIPAALLAIFLDVILRGYEKVAERAKSGFKSLLIFIIIAALIVATPFVIDTQGAEEVQETDLVIGAKLGAEPEILINMYKLLIEEETELNVELKPRFGKTAFVFNALKVGDIDIYPEFTGTALVTLLEQQANSNKRIDVYQQAKEGMQQQFNMAFLEPMQYNNTYAVAVQQDYAKENNLKSIGDLKNIENQVTAGFTLEFIDREDGYKGMQKLYNLDLANVKSMEPGVRQKAITSGEVDVIDAYATAGYMIEYNLNVLEDPKNLFPPYQGAPLMRQETLDKYPEIESILNQLGGKITKEQMQKMNHKVDFQNKDPEDVARNYLQGEGLID; encoded by the coding sequence ATGAGTAAATTCATGTCCGTTTTCGAAAGTCGACAAGATGAATTAATGCAGTTAATTTGGGAGCATTTGCAGTTATCTTTAATTGCTCTTTTACTTGCTATTCTTATCGCGGTACCACTAGGGCTTGCCCTTACGCGTACCAAACGATTGGCAGAGCCCATCATTGGTGTAACGGCTGTATTACAGACCATACCAAGCTTAGCGATTTTAGCCTTTTTAATCCCTATACCAGCCATAGGTACAGGAACAGATAATGCTATTATTGCTCTTACTCTTTATGCATTACTTCCAATCCTTCGTAACACATATACAGGTATAAAAGAGGTAGATCCTGCTTTAAAAGAAGCGGCTGAAGGAATGGGAATGAGCTCTTTACGACGTTTATCTCGTATAGAGCTACCAATAGCAATGCCTGTGATCATAGCTGGTATTCGTACTTCTATGGTATTAATTGTGGGGACAGCTACAATAGCGGCATTAATCGGAGCAGGTGGATTAGGTAACTTAATTCTTTTAGGAATTAATCGAGGAGCAGAAGTGAACCTGATATTATTAGGTGCAATACCAGCTGCTTTATTAGCCATTTTCTTAGATGTGATTCTTCGAGGATATGAAAAAGTGGCGGAACGTGCAAAATCAGGATTTAAATCCTTGCTCATTTTTATCATTATTGCAGCACTTATTGTTGCAACACCATTTGTAATTGATACACAAGGAGCAGAAGAAGTACAAGAGACAGACCTTGTTATAGGAGCCAAGCTTGGTGCAGAACCTGAGATTTTAATCAATATGTACAAACTTCTTATTGAGGAAGAAACAGAGCTAAATGTTGAGTTGAAGCCTCGATTTGGTAAGACAGCATTTGTGTTCAATGCATTGAAAGTTGGAGATATTGATATTTATCCTGAATTTACGGGTACTGCTCTTGTAACCCTTTTAGAGCAACAAGCAAACAGTAATAAGAGAATTGATGTATATCAACAAGCGAAAGAAGGTATGCAGCAACAATTTAATATGGCTTTCCTTGAACCAATGCAATATAACAACACGTATGCAGTAGCTGTACAACAAGATTATGCAAAAGAAAATAATTTGAAATCCATTGGTGATCTGAAAAATATCGAAAATCAAGTTACAGCTGGATTTACACTTGAGTTTATTGATCGTGAGGACGGGTATAAAGGTATGCAAAAGCTCTATAATTTGGATTTAGCTAATGTGAAATCCATGGAACCTGGTGTACGTCAAAAAGCGATCACTAGTGGGGAGGTAGATGTCATTGATGCATATGCCACAGCCGGTTATATGATCGAATATAACTTGAATGTACTTGAAGATCCTAAAAATCTATTCCCTCCATATCAAGGCGCACCATTAATGCGTCAAGAAACATTAGATAAATATCCTGAAATAGAGAGCATTTTAAATCAACTTGGTGGCAAAATAACGAAAGAACAAATGCAGAAAATGAATCACAAAGTTGATTTCCAAAACAAAGACCCTGAAGATGTTGCGAGAAATTACTTACAGGGTGAGGGCTTGATTGACTAA
- a CDS encoding CoA-binding protein has translation MGIKNPGKQEMKEILLNAKTIAVVGLSDNPSRTSYQVSKSMQEAGYNIIPVNPTIEESLGVKAVDSLDQIEEPIDIVNVFRRSEYLPEIAKEAFEVDPKAFWAQLGVEHEDAYEYLTQRGVTTIMDTCIKVVHSATLGV, from the coding sequence ATGGGAATCAAAAATCCAGGCAAACAAGAAATGAAGGAAATTTTATTAAATGCTAAAACTATTGCCGTTGTGGGATTATCCGACAATCCGTCACGTACATCCTATCAAGTATCAAAATCGATGCAGGAAGCGGGCTATAACATCATTCCTGTAAATCCGACTATTGAAGAATCACTTGGTGTGAAGGCAGTAGATTCACTTGATCAAATAGAAGAGCCGATTGACATTGTAAACGTATTCCGTCGCTCTGAATATTTACCTGAGATTGCAAAAGAAGCATTTGAAGTGGATCCAAAAGCATTCTGGGCACAGCTAGGTGTTGAGCATGAGGATGCTTACGAATATTTAACGCAACGTGGTGTGACAACGATTATGGATACATGTATCAAAGTTGTCCATTCTGCTACGTTAGGCGTATAA
- the parE gene encoding DNA topoisomerase IV subunit B has protein sequence MVTNSTQYNDDSIQVLEGLEAVRKRPGMYIGSTDHRGLHHLVYEIVDNAVDEALAGFGERITVTIHKDHSISVRDEGRGMPTGMHSLGKPTPEVILTVLHAGGKFGQGGYKTSGGLHGVGASVVNALSEWLEVTIYRDGQTYYQRFENGGKAVTSLERKGNTRKSGTLIQFKPDPEMFSTTTYHFETLSERLREAAFLLKGLEIVLVDKRHDMEESYKYPDGLESFVSYLNEEKDTLHPVVAFEGETENIEVDFAFQFNDGYAENMLSFVNNVRTKDGGTHESGAKTAITRSFNDHARKTGLLKEKDKNLDGNDIREGFTAVVSVRIPEEKLQFEGQTKSKLGTSEARSAVDSIVSEKLSYFLEENPDSATMLIKKAIKAKEAREAARKAREDARSGKKKKRKETMLSGKLTPAQSKNPQKNELYLVEGDSAGGSAKQGRDRRFQAVLPLRGKVINTEKAKLQDILKNEEISTIIHTIGAGVGADFNLEDVQYDKIIIMTDADTDGAHIQVLLLTFFYRYMQELIKEGKVYIALPPLYKVSKGKGKKEQIKYAWEEDELQEILKEFKNGYTIQRYKGLGEMNAEQLWKTTMSPETRTLIRVTVDDMAQAERRVTTLMGGKVEPRRKWIESHVAFGLEEQTNILENDKLQS, from the coding sequence TTGGTTACGAATTCGACACAATACAATGATGATTCAATTCAAGTTTTAGAGGGGTTAGAAGCTGTACGTAAACGACCTGGTATGTACATTGGTAGTACAGACCATCGTGGCTTGCATCACCTCGTTTATGAAATTGTAGATAACGCAGTAGACGAAGCGTTAGCTGGTTTTGGCGAGCGTATTACGGTAACAATACATAAAGATCACAGTATTTCTGTGCGTGATGAAGGACGTGGTATGCCTACAGGGATGCATAGTTTAGGGAAACCCACCCCTGAAGTCATACTAACCGTGCTTCACGCTGGAGGTAAGTTTGGACAAGGTGGATATAAAACATCTGGAGGTCTGCATGGTGTAGGTGCTTCCGTTGTGAACGCTCTATCAGAATGGTTAGAGGTAACCATCTACCGCGATGGGCAAACTTATTATCAACGTTTTGAAAATGGTGGTAAGGCGGTAACTTCGTTAGAACGAAAAGGAAATACGAGAAAAAGTGGAACATTAATTCAATTCAAACCAGATCCAGAAATGTTCTCAACAACGACTTATCATTTCGAAACCTTATCTGAACGTCTACGTGAAGCGGCTTTCTTATTAAAGGGACTCGAGATCGTATTAGTTGATAAGCGTCATGACATGGAAGAAAGCTATAAATATCCAGATGGTTTAGAATCATTTGTTTCCTACCTGAACGAAGAAAAAGATACCCTTCATCCTGTAGTTGCTTTTGAAGGAGAAACTGAAAACATTGAAGTAGACTTTGCTTTTCAATTTAACGATGGATACGCTGAAAACATGCTTTCGTTCGTAAACAACGTACGAACAAAAGATGGAGGCACACACGAATCTGGTGCTAAAACCGCTATTACGAGAAGCTTTAATGACCATGCGCGTAAAACAGGTCTTCTAAAAGAAAAAGATAAAAACCTTGATGGAAATGATATTCGAGAAGGGTTCACGGCTGTTGTGTCCGTGCGAATTCCTGAGGAAAAGCTCCAGTTTGAAGGTCAAACGAAAAGTAAACTAGGTACATCTGAAGCTCGTTCGGCAGTAGATTCAATTGTTTCTGAAAAACTTTCTTATTTCTTAGAAGAGAACCCTGATTCAGCTACGATGCTGATTAAAAAAGCGATTAAAGCAAAAGAAGCACGTGAAGCAGCAAGAAAAGCACGTGAAGATGCACGCTCAGGCAAGAAAAAGAAACGAAAAGAAACCATGCTAAGCGGAAAGTTAACACCTGCACAATCCAAGAACCCGCAAAAGAATGAATTGTATCTTGTTGAGGGTGACTCAGCTGGAGGATCAGCTAAACAGGGAAGAGATCGTCGTTTCCAAGCTGTATTACCGCTCCGAGGTAAAGTTATCAATACTGAAAAAGCAAAGCTTCAAGATATCTTGAAAAATGAGGAGATATCAACAATCATTCATACAATTGGAGCTGGAGTTGGTGCAGACTTCAATTTAGAAGATGTACAGTATGATAAGATCATCATTATGACAGATGCGGATACGGATGGAGCTCACATTCAAGTTCTTTTATTAACGTTCTTTTATCGATATATGCAAGAACTAATAAAAGAAGGAAAAGTCTATATCGCTTTACCACCGCTTTATAAAGTTTCAAAAGGTAAAGGCAAAAAAGAACAAATCAAATATGCATGGGAAGAAGATGAGCTTCAGGAAATTCTTAAGGAGTTTAAGAATGGCTATACCATTCAACGTTACAAAGGTTTAGGCGAGATGAATGCCGAACAACTTTGGAAAACCACTATGAGCCCAGAAACGCGTACATTGATTCGAGTGACAGTTGATGATATGGCGCAAGCAGAGCGAAGAGTAACAACCCTTATGGGTGGAAAAGTTGAGCCACGACGTAAGTGGATTGAATCCCATGTTGCCTTTGGACTTGAGGAACAAACAAATATACTAGAGAACGACAAGCTACAATCGTAA